The segment GATGAATGGGATGGTATAAAGTTGACGTTcaggtatgtgtgtttgtgtgtgcgtgcgtgcctacgtgcgtgcgtgcgtgcgtgcctacgtgcgtgcgtgcgtgcgtgcgtgcgatcTTATCTCATATATTCTCTTCAGACTGATCGACAGTCAGGGTAATAACAAACACCATCTTTAAACATAAATTGTAAACTGACCCGTGGATCAAAGTACCATCTCGCGTTCTCTTGATTGTTACACCCTCCATGAAATCAGTAAACACCAGATTAGAGTCGTTTGTGTGTTGCATTTCAGTTGAAACAATTTCCATTTTACGTTTATTGCCGTGGAAGAACAAATTGCTGGGGAACAGCTCTTGCTAGACAATGACTTGTCTGTCATATTTCCCTGAAataatatatatccaagaaagaccATGAAGGTCAAGTACGTGTGGCAAGTCTATATAAATAGAAACAtatctcagggctcctttttattatatttcagGTTATGTTATGAACTTATTTtctctaaaatatatttgtttaagaGATTAGTCGTTAGCGATTTGTTAGTCTAGGTAGGGACCTGAAGAGGGCTAGATTTATCACTAGAATAGCTTATCAAGAAGAGGACGCCAAAAATCGGAATCCACTCAACAGGAATCGCTCATAAAATCTCAAACAGCTTGATGATATTTCAAGTTGATCAACTTGAAATGTGATGTCAGAATCTGCCGATCTACAGACGTGAGTTTCAATAAGCAACACATCCTTGATCTCTCCTTGATATACGAtccgataactctccacttTGCACTAGATGAACCTATACGGCTGGgaccgataattttattacctcccttcgctagttccgcattctcacagtagccagtcagctaTGTCgcgttacaaccgagcttgccagtgtcaacaaagatagcagttgcaattgcgaaggtttgttcgcagtgcgactcagactTTGGGGATATTACACAGACAGATTAACTGGTCCGAAACTTCAGAATTCcaagatatatgtatatgtgcaagAACTCCTACATCTTccagagtacctctgcatcatttgtgtcGCCAAGTTTAATCGCTtagatcattttttaaaaatcgaaagtgagttgtgactgaTTCGCCCAACCTCCCAGCgcagacacctgactggataaaTAGCGaaggaagggaggtaataaattcaatGGGGACCGTAGATGCTTCCAGGGTTTAGTGGAGATTTTTCGGAACGTACCCGAGAGATATCGAAGATGTGAGCAGCATGGACACGATTGAGATGTGCGAATGAGTCACCCAGTTGGACGTAACGAATTAtcattttttaaagattttgtaGAAACTTCCTGAGGTATGCAGCATACTGACGATGTCTACTTTGCCATGTGCGTATTTAAACCTCTAAAATGTAACTATTAAAATACTACAACGTTCAAGGTACATGCATATGTAAAATGAATTGCGTTCACTGTGTATAGTTCATTAAGTCGGAGAGTTGGGTATGAATGGTGATATCGACCCCAGCGTGAACCCTGATATGGACCCTTGTATGAACGTCAGTGAGGACCCCGGCATGAATCCTGGTATGAACTCTGATATGGACCTTAGTGTGAACTCCTATATGAACTCTGGTATTGACCCTGGTATGTTCTCTGGTATGAACTCTGACATGGACCTTAGTATGAACTCCTATATGAACTCTGCTATGGACCCTTGACTGGCGTCACTCTGTCGGCCATTATTACCCAACTGCATGGTGTGGGCTTCTTCTGTAGGACTGTATctatcaccatgacaacatacagtcaTGTGTTATCATTGTAGATGTGTAGAGTGAAGAGTGAAGAGTGTGGGTTGCGTTTAGCTTGCGTTGAACGAACGACACTTTAGTATTTCCGCATAATGTTACAGTGTCGGCTTAATATACTAGTAAAGTCCGAAAGCCGATCTTGGATTTTTACTACATTGGTAAAACCGACGAATACTTGTGTGGCGATGACCATCCTGGGAACATAAAAGCCAAGGCTCCTGGCTCctccaagggacgcaactctgcacaccCAACTGTGGCGCTGAGGCGACTGGACCACCCATTCTTCATACCGGTATAATGTGCATGATAAAGCTCCCACCAACCTCTGCAATAGAAAGCGATGCTTTCCAAAGAAACCAATGCTCAGATTAAGTTGTACACATTCATGAAAGACTTGCCGAGATTCTGTGAGCATCGATTTAAGCGATTGGGACACGACGacgcgtgtcaaccaagtcggggAACCCGGgctcttattctcgaaacgttcgtagccctaagaattcgttACTTTGACCCTACCCAATGTGTTACGAATAGGCCCAAGAAGTTCgcagggctacgaacgttcgaGAATAGTTAGCCTGACCATTCGAGCGAcaaaacatgggttactgatgatcagCTTTAACCCAATCTTCACGGGTTGTAAATAACTTGAAAGATATGATCAACATAAAGTTCATTTCacatatttattgatatacattaTCAGACAGTGGTGGCAAAAAATTACACACAGTCTCGTAGAATAAATGTATATACAGGAGACAGGTAGCACCATAAACAAGCGATTCTTGCAGAACCGCTGCTTTGAAATAATAATTATGTATACTGTACACTGAATGTCACGGAAGTATTGTCCTTACGACTCCACTTGGTTGGGAGGATTTAGTATTTGGATTTTCTCAATTTCGCTCTTGCGTTTTGAAACCAAACTTTTGTCACCTTCTTCGACAGACCTGCGTCCATGGCAACCTGGTCAAGGTGGAGGCTGTTTGGGTTGGGATCGATCTCGAAGTGGCGTTGTAGAGTGGCGAGCTGGTCCTCGTTGAAGGCTGTTCGGAATCTCTTGGACTTGGGTCGGCAGTTGACGTTCTCGTCGTCGGGGTTGAGGACGTGGACTCGGCAAAGAATGCGGCCATCGTGGATGGCGAAGTCTTCTCCTGTGGACAATTGTCTTTGGCACGTGATGCACGAAAAACAGGCTAGATGGTACATGTTCTCACCGGCTGATCTCACCCAATCTCCAGACTCAATGGGTCTTAAACAGGAACTACATTTGGTCTTGTAAACGTGGGCGAAGTCTctctggcagaaaatgtttccgTCCCTGACGAAACAAGTAGAATGTCCACCAAGTGCCACCTGGCACACACAGCAACGCAGACAGTGCTCGTGCCACATGTGATCTCCAGCACGTAAATAGTACTGGtcagtgatgacgtcacagcacGTGAAACAGGTCGGCATATCAGGGTCCGGGCTGAGACTGGTGAGATATGACTGTatctcatcctcgatatctgaCGCTGAAGAGGACATGTAAGATGAGTGAGACATGATGGAGCGAGTGGCGTTACAGATGCAGATGCAGCTCCGTCGACGAAAGAGATGTGGATGGTTGACAGTGCATCCATGCTGCTATATGCTACTCCGGACATCACATTGAGTGAACGACTTCGGAAGTGGCGACACTGTAGCGTCTGTATGTTTGACACCATCAATCTTCAATCATTGTTGATTGAGGCATGATGATGTAGTTACGCATCCTGATTGCTTTGACAGCAATGAGTGAACGACTTCGGCCCTCGTtagccaaccaaccaatctcGTGGCGCTTTGACTGACTCAATCAACGTTCAATCTTTGGTGAATTGAATCATGAGACGTATTTACACGTCGTGCATATTGTTTCAGCCATTAATCTCGAGGTGCTCTGATCGACTACGTCATGGTCCAACAGACTGACCAATGAGTCCAGTACCCCGAGACCAACATCTACTGTTAATGCActgagacagacacacaaacgtcTTTCAAGTCCCACTCTTACTattgtaaatataataataaataacatcTTTACTACACATCTAAGACCCAGTCGGTTAACGATGTAAGAGAAACTACACTTTGAAATGCACTTTacgtatatacatatgtttcCATTAATCattgaacatattttcttaCATACCTAAACAGCTTCCGACGACATAACAGGCCAAGCGCGGAGTTGATGACATTTATTTACCGTTATTCAATAAGCGAAAACTCAGTTCATCAGACTTTCCCCGATTCCACCATAGACTGAAGATTACAGCAaagaatgtttttcattttctgaaacattttaacatttaaacAGAAACACAGATTAGTCGGTATATCTCACATTTGGCAAAAGGTCTCACTAATAAGACGCGTTACTTTGGAAATGcagatatttattttaaaaattccCGAGCTTTACTTCCCATCATCATTATTAGATTTCAGAGTTAACCACTGGCGTGTTTGATCTTTGATCAGTTTGCCAATGGCAAATATCTTGTataaattatttgaaatatgaaCCGAATTTAGTTTTTCTTTTGATTTaggagatttgttttcataacataATATATTTGTTAACCGTGTGTTGTGTCAAGCATTGAACAGCCTGGTGAGCGAGTTCATCAATGATAAGGAAACAATGCAGTGCTCAGTATCAATGATGACTGAGTGAACTCGTCGCGGCTGACTGATCATCATGGCACTCTAGTTCACTCTAAGATGCCAACCTTACACTTAAATAGACTTGATGTGTGCTGGACTCGTCAATCCATCTCTCATCCGATCTCTACAAGTCCACATCAGATCTTTCTGACCAATTCTAAAATGTCGGACATGTCATATGACTATCTTTCCTCCGACTTGGAAGAGTCGACAGATTTCATCGCTCTCAGTTTCAACATGGCTGACCCCATGTGCTTCACgtgctgtgacgtcatcactgaCCAGTACTATCTACGTGCTGGAGATCACGTGTGGCACGAGCATTGTCTGCGTTGCTGTGTGTGTCAGGTGACACTTGGTGGACATTCCACTTGCTTCGTCAAGGACGGAAACATCTTCTGCCAGAGAGACTTCGCCCAAGTTTACAAGACCAAATGTAGTTCCTGTTTAAGACCCATTGAATCTGGAGATTGGGTGAGATCAGCCGGTGAGAACATGTACCATCTTGCATGTTTCTCGTGCAACACGTGCCAAAGACAATTGTCCACAGGAGAAGACTTTGCCATCCACGACGGCCGAGTCCTTTGTCGAGTCCACGTCCTCAACCCCGATGACGAGAACGTCAACTGTAAACGAAAATCCAAACGATTCCGAACAGCCTTCAACGAGGACCAGATAGTTGTTTTACAGAAGTACTTCGACCTTGACACTAATCCTACTGGAAGTGACCTCGGGAGGATTGCAGAGGAGGCGGGTCTTCCCAGGCGAGTGGCCCAAGTGTGGTTCCAAAACGCTCGTGCTAAACTGAAGAGAGCCACTCACTGAACCAGACATGACAATACTTTGCATTGACAAATCCTGAAACTTATTGCATTGTAGATaactatatatttataaatcatCCTTGTTGTTGATAATCGCCAACTAACCAGCGCAGCTTGAAGTGCTTTATCTCAAGGCATTTATTTGTATATactttatttattgtacaacttGTTATTATTTATGTCTTCAATGACTATTCTGTACATACCTAATGTTTAACgtgtaatatattttatgtcCATACTTTGACCGTTAATAAAGGATTCAATACAtattatgttttgttgtgtaaaCAAGTGTAATGTAAAAGGTACATAATAATGTTCTGTTTTCACTAATACTTCGCAATTAGGAAGCTTGTGCTTGATTTCTCTTCAGTAACTCGTACCTTGAAGGAGAATACTAGAGAATTGCAATAGTTTAGTGGGTTAAAAGTAAAGTGATCAGAAACATGTACTCCGAATTTTAAACATTAGttttatataattattatatattatgttttaATCGCAAAAACAGTTTCTGGTATATGAACTTTGGAAATTATGCATATTCCATTTGAAAATCATGTGGCCTTTCCCACTTGTAAGGTCATATGTGACTAGAAGCCCGTCATTTTGCCAAAGAGCAAGCACTACAGGAACTGAAATCGTGATATTTCTGTCTTTTTTGTAAATGGTACGACGGTATATTTCGTTGTCTGGTGATACACGGCATCATCGCACATTGAAAAGAGAAACCATTTCTTCGTTTTGCAAATAAAGAGACTGAATTAGGCAGAAGATATGTTCCGATGTCAGGCGCATATGAAAGAGACATGTACACATAaggtatgaaaatgaaaatgttaggCTGAAGAAGGAAGCAGTGCTCCCAGTATCGATTTATACTTTATTCCCATGTTGCAACTTACCGTCAGTGGTATATAACATAGATTAAACAAGTCGGATTGTGATAAAACAGGGTACCACAAGAATTTCCCCAGCTACAAATTGCCCCGGCTTTCTGGTCAAACTGCCCCGGGGTGGTAGTCAAAATGTCCCAATATATCTAAAATGATTAAATACATGCCACAAGAGAATAGTTTTTGTCAACTTCGATATTATGTTCTTCACATAAAAgttgcacatacatgtataaacaCATGAGTTTACTAACGAAATATATATCAGTAAATATTGTTTCCTAACAACTTTTATATGAAGATCGTGATTTCAAACTACTGACAAATAACATATCTGATGCCGACGTGCGTAACTGGACAAAACAGGAAAACACTTgcatgataacagtgttagtgtCAACACTGAAACGTCTCAATCATTTCCTCATTTTCGTTTGTTTCTTTTATATCTTCATTAGAAGGCTGTCTTGCAAGATGTAGTATCGGGTAACGGTTTAACCTCCATTCCAGAAACGACATCAGGATAATCTTTCATTGCTTCACGATCTTTACAcactgttaaaggtcacatgcaaccaaaaaatcaaacataattaaaacacaattatcacataTTCTTagcatataatatacattgctgcttgtaaaaaaataaataaacaaaattataagagtacaatcgcgattcaaaggagaccgaacccagtcatagcgggtagatgtgcactcaagtgtaacgacggcttccgattggctggttcatttgctgatacgctgtgggtttattgtttgtatagaaaaatgatgtgtttgatgggcattttaaatgtatggcgagtcacaagaaagtaagattctttatagataacaacttctattaTTGTACTTCATGTGTCCTTTcaatatggattcatataccgctgtcaaacaaaaccacataaactagaagaagttgttatccacaaagaatgtatatagcaggacttgaaactgacaaaagtttgcaccagtttccgttagatccagtcatccgagaaaagtggatgtagtttgtttgcaacccgcTGACATatataataacatgtcatgtgttcaagtatcacacctgcctaattacataatgcggtagagacaggactcgggtgcacgagtcataaatcaatttattttgtttatagcgtatagcctgataggtgttaagttcaaattacatgtggtcaatgattgaagctgtgtattgcatattgtcagcagactggcaggcagacatataggtgtcaataaaccagatatTGAGCTTTTTCTGTggcagagactgcttaccacaatcaacaggtttattttttttttatctaagCAGctgattatttatttttacaaccaagatcacgacctcatactccgggcctgcattctgtttcaagctccgcgaacctattcactttTTCCCAATTTGGTGAATCGTTAGAATTCTGATTTCGTGGGCTTTTTTCATggctttttttcaactttataggttaaaCTAGCatgtttgatgatttgtttcggtaagtgcataccgaaaggtatcagaatctgcaaaattgtattttacgttgcatgtgacatttaagTTGTGAGGTAAATCCAAAGAGAAAGCCATTTTTGCGTGTTATTGTGATTTTAGAAACGTTTGTGCAATTTTAATCACGGAAGATGAATTTTAGAGTGCCCTTACCTCTATTAAATGTTTTGGTTTCGTTAGTATTTCCTTTAAATGTGTTCATGTCGGCAGAGTAAAGTTAGCTATAAACTATGTGTATTTTCGTGATTGAGtgtaattttacgccacttttagcaatagtccagcaacatcacagcgggggacaccaggaatggacttcacacattgtacccatgcgggggaTCAAACTTGGGTCTTCCCCCACGACGTTGTATATACTTCTACGGACATTACACTGAGTAAACGACTTCGGTCGTGACGACACAATCAGCCACATTAAACATGTGCAGTCACGTACGATCTCGCCGGGCGCTTTGATTGACTCAATCAAAAAACAATCATTGGCTGATAGAGGCATGAGCTGTATTTACGTGTCATGCTTAGTGTTACAGCAACGTGACTGAGTGAACGACCTCAAGCGTGACGCCCTTGTTTGCCAGGTCGACAAGCACCGTCACGCTCAACCTGACGCTCTGATTGACTCAATCAATACTCAGTCATTGATTGATCGGGACGGGTGTGTTTACGTGTCGCAAATACAGTTACAGTCGACTTGTTCGATCGGCCACTGCTGTACCCCGAGCCCAGCATCTACTGCACTGAGGCAGCCACCAGAAAAATTATACTCTAAATACTTCATGCAATTAAAAACATCTTCTCTATGCAATTAACACCAATCGGTTAGCATTTTAAGAGAGAATATATTTTGTTCTGTATGGTACATGCCTATATAACCATACAAAACTCATTACCCGATATGCATGCAGTAACATAAATGATCAAatgcatacattaacataaatgGTCAAATCTGGGGTTCATAATATAAACCTaacaatgtgaaaatatatatgataatatcATAAGACTTTTCCTCATTCCAATACGCAATGGAGACTGCAGCAAATTGTGTACTTCGTTTTCTAAAACGTCTTTGAATTTAAACAGAACAAGAAATGAGCTGGTAATTCTCATATGCGGCCAAAGGTCTCACCCGTGTCCAAACACGTCACTCTGCAAATACACGTGACTATACGTGTATTAACATAAAAcctggatatttgttactttccgTCAGTATTAGATTTCCAGGTGAACTTTGGAATGCTTAATCTGTGATCAGCTGGTGGCGAATGTTGATATGAACACGTAAGTCGTCTACAACAAtaaatgtttgcaagaaatatatgaaatatttttcgGACTGAAAATATAAAATTAGATGAAGGCATACTAAGCTCAATAATTCTATATAGCGGTATAGGAACGTTTGATATTTACTAACACCATAAACGTCTATGCCATTCCATCCAtcaattttatttgtttgagtAGTACTGTTGTACATTTGTAGCGTGGTAAACCCGCGTGCAGGAATACAATGGTTCTGGATTGACAAAACATATAGTAACTGTAATACGAGACGTCATTTGTCTCTTTGTAGCATGCTGTTATCGTAATATAAACACAAAGCTCGTATtttagtttgaaaatattttgtatatagTGTATGAAATCTGAACCACTTTTTTCTTTTGCccgtttgttttgaaaacataataTATCTGTGAACTATGTGTTATGTCAAGCATGCACAAGCTTGGTGAACGAACTCATCACTGATAAGGAAACAATATAACGATCAGTATCAACGATTAATGGGTGAACTAGTCATGACTGATCACTCCGACGTCACTGTTTGTCTAAACACAGATGATCATGGCACTCTAGTTCACTCTGACATGTCAAGTTTACATTTAAATAGACTTGATGTATGCTGGAGTCGTCATACCATCTCTCATCAGATCTCTACAACGCGTCGCCCTTCAGATCTTTCTGACCAATTCCAAAATGTCGGACATGTCATATGACTATCTTTCCTCTGACTTGGAAGAGTCGACAGATTTCATCGCTCTCAGTTTCAACATGGCTGACCCCTTGTGTTTCACgtgctgtgacgtcatcacagaCCAGTTCTATCTACGTGCTGGAGATCACGTGTGGCACGAGCATTGTCTGCGTTGCTGTGTGTGTCAAGTGACACTTGGTGGACATTCCACTTGCTTCGTCAAGGACGGAAACATCTTCTGCCAGAGAGACTTCGCCCAAGTTTACAAGACCAAATGTAGTTCCTGTTTAAGACCCATTGAGTCTGGAGACTGGGTGAGATCAGCCGGTGAGAACGTGTACCATCTAGCATGTTTCTCGTGCAGCACGTGCCAAAGACAACTGTCCACAGGAGAAGACTTTGCCATCCACGACGGCCGAGTACTTTGTCGAGTCCACGTCCTCAATCCCGATGACGAGAACGTCAACTGTAAA is part of the Haliotis asinina isolate JCU_RB_2024 chromosome 6, JCU_Hal_asi_v2, whole genome shotgun sequence genome and harbors:
- the LOC137286800 gene encoding LIM/homeobox protein Awh-like; the encoded protein is MSHSSYMSSSASDIEDEIQSYLTSLSPDPDMPTCFTCCDVITDQYYLRAGDHMWHEHCLRCCVCQVALGGHSTCFVRDGNIFCQRDFAHVYKTKCSSCLRPIESGDWVRSAGENMYHLACFSCITCQRQLSTGEDFAIHDGRILCRVHVLNPDDENVNCRPKSKRFRTAFNEDQLATLQRHFEIDPNPNSLHLDQVAMDAGLSKKVTKVWFQNARAKLRKSKY
- the LOC137286802 gene encoding LIM/homeobox protein Awh-like; protein product: MSDMSYDYLSSDLEESTDFIALSFNMADPLCFTCCDVITDQFYLRAGDHVWHEHCLRCCVCQVTLGGHSTCFVKDGNIFCQRDFAQVYKTKCSSCLRPIESGDWVRSAGENVYHLACFSCSTCQRQLSTGEDFAIHDGRVLCRVHVLNPDDENVNCKRKSKRFRTAFNEDQIVVLQKYFDLDTNPTGSDLGRIAEEAGLPRRVAQVWFQNARAKLKRATH
- the LOC137286801 gene encoding LIM/homeobox protein Awh-like, producing the protein MSDMSYDYLSSDLEESTDFIALSFNMADPMCFTCCDVITDQYYLRAGDHVWHEHCLRCCVCQVTLGGHSTCFVKDGNIFCQRDFAQVYKTKCSSCLRPIESGDWVRSAGENMYHLACFSCNTCQRQLSTGEDFAIHDGRVLCRVHVLNPDDENVNCKRKSKRFRTAFNEDQIVVLQKYFDLDTNPTGSDLGRIAEEAGLPRRVAQVWFQNARAKLKRATH